One Camelina sativa cultivar DH55 chromosome 3, Cs, whole genome shotgun sequence genomic window carries:
- the LOC104775835 gene encoding uncharacterized protein LOC104775835, translating into MERNSSDEEEDHQNLIPQNDTRDNDLNLHRENKLQSVRANGGGRSPRSAFQIDDIASRARNRWKISLNKRYVVGAVSLALFLGVLFFFTDTRRFFSVDLSSFKLDPLSSRVKESELQALYLLRKQQLALVSLLNRTLVDQSANFNSSNAIGSSVVTDNVKAALVKQISVNKEIEEVLLSPHRTGNDSITGSGLDSISGSYYDDGRCRKVDQKKLLDRKTIEWNPRSDRFLFAICLSGQMSNHLICLEKHMFFAALLDRVLVILSPKFDYQYDRVIDIDRINTCLGRTVVISFDQFKEVDKKNNAHIDRFICYFSSPQPCYVDEEHIKKLKGLGISIGGKLEAPWSEDIKKPTKRTSQEVVEKFKSDDGVIAIGDVFYADMEQDLVMQPGGPIKHKCKTLIEPSKLILVTAQRFIQTFLGKNFISLHLRRHGFLKFCNAKSPSCFYPIPQAADCISRMVERANAPVIYLSTDAAESETGLLQSLVVVDGKVIPFVKRPPRNSAEKWDSLLYRHGIEDDTQVDAMLDKTICAMSSVFIGASGSTFTEDILRLRKDWGTSSMCDEYLCRGEEPNFIAENE; encoded by the exons ATGGAGCGTAACTCGTCGGACGAAGAAGAGGACCACCAGAATTTGATCCCACAGAACGACACTAGAGACAACGATCTCAACCTCCACCGGGAAAATAAGCTTCAGTCCGTCAGGGCTAACGGCGGTGGCAGGAGTCCGAGATCGGCGTTCCAGATCGACGACATCGCATCGCGAGCTCGCAACCGTTGGAAAATCTCACTCAACAAGCGTTACGTCGTTGGTGCCGTCTCTCTAGCTCTATTCCTcggggttttgttcttctttactGATACTCGTAGATTCTTCTCGGTGGATCTCTCGAGCTTTAAGCTTGATCCACTATCGAGTCGGGTCAAGGAATCTGAGCTACAAGCTCTGTATCTCCTGAGGAAGCAACAGCTTGCGCTTGTATCTCTCTTGAACCGTACATTGGTAGACCAATCAGCCAATTTCAATTCTTCGAATGCAATTGGTTCGTCTGTAGTAACAGACAATGTGAAAGCAGCTCTAGTGAAGCAGATCTCAGTGAATAAGGAAATCGAAGAGGTGCTTCTATCACCACACAGGACTGGGAATGACTCTATCACTGGTTCTGGTTTAGATAGTATTAGTGGTTCTTACTATGATGATGGTAGATGTAGAAAGGTAGATCAGAAGAAGTTGTTGGATCGGAAAACAATTGAATGGAATCCTAGATCAGATAGATTCCTTTTTGCTATCTGTCTCTCAGGTCAAATGAGCAACCACTTGATTTGTTTAGAGAAACATATGTTCTTTGCTGCTCTGCTAGATCGAGTTCTGGTGATCCTAAGTCCTAAGTTTGATTACCAGTATGATAGAGTGATAGATATAGATCGGATTAACACGTGCTTGGGAAGAACTGTTGTTATTTCTTTTGATCAGTTCAAGGAGGTTGATAAGAAGAACAATGCTCACATTGACAGGTTCATCTGTTACTTCTCATCTCCACAGCCTTGTTATGTGGACGAGGAGCATATCAAGAAGCTGAAGGGATTGGGGATTTCCATTGGTGGGAAGCTTGAGGCTCCTTGGAGTGAAGATATAAAGAAACCAACTAAGAGAACTTCTCAAGAGGTAGTGGAAAAGTTTAAGTCTGATGATGGTGTGATCGCCATAGGGGATGTCTTCTATGCTGATATGGAGCAAGATTTGGTGATGCAACCTGGTGGACCCATCAAGCACAAATGCAAAACACTGATTGAACCCAGTAAGCTCATTTTGGTGACAGCACAACGATTCATCCAGACATTCTTAGGAAAGAATTTCATCTCGCTTCATCTCCGTAGACATGGGTTTCTGAAGTTCTg CAATGCAAAATCGCCAAGTTGCTTTTATCCCATACCACAAGCTGCAGACTGCATCAGTCGGATGGTGGAAAGGGCCAATGCTCCAGTCATCTACCTTTCAACAGATGCTGCAGAAAGCGAAACGGGTCTGCTTCAGTCACTAGTAGTCGTTGATGGAAAAGTCATCCCCTTTGTCAAGCGTCCACCTCGCAACTCAGCAGAGAAGTGGGATTCGTTGTTGTATAGACATGGTATAGAAGATGACACTCAG GTGGATGCTATGTTGGATAAGACAATATGTGCAATGTCCAGTGTCTTCATTGGAGCATCGGGTTCTACTTTTACAGAGGATATCTTGCGGCTAAGAAAAGACTGGGGAACTTCATCTATGTGCGATGAGTATCTCTGTCGAGGCGAAGAACCAAACTTCATAGctgaaaatgaataa
- the LOC104775836 gene encoding ubiquitin-conjugating enzyme E2 34 has protein sequence MAEKACIKRLQKEYRALCKEPVSHVVARPSPNDILEWHYVLEGSEGTPFAGGFYYGKIKFPPEYPYKPPGITMTTPNGRFMTQKKICLSMSDFHPESWNPMWSVSSILTGLLSFMMDTSPTTGSVNTTVAEKQRLAKSSLAFNCKTPAFRKLFPEYVEKYNQLQVAEEAATQPTAPESPQKSSTKAESEKTVDPAKEDSEGVLKERKKNKKQGLPAWIILLLVSVFGVVMALPLLQL, from the exons ATGGCAGAAAAGGCCTGTATAAAACGTCTTCAAAAGGAATATAGAGCACTTTGCAAG GAACCAGTCTCCCATGTTGTTGCTCGTCCTTCCCCAAATGACATTCTCGAGTGGC ATTATGTGTTGGAAGGTAGTGAGGGAACACCTTTTGCAG GTGGATTTTACTATGGAAAGATCAAGTTCCCTCCCGAGTATCCTTACAAGCCACCCGGGATTAC AATGACTACACCAAATGGTCGATTCATGACACAAAAGAAGATCTGTTTGTCTATGAGTGATT TTCATCCAGAAAGCTGGAATCCGATGTGGTCTGTGTCAAG CATACTTACAGGACTTCTCTCATTTATG ATGGATACCAGTCCGACAACTGGAAGTGTAAACACGACTGTAGCTGAGAAACAACGGTTGGCTAAGTCATCTCTCGCGTTCAATTGTAAAAC CCCAGCATTTCGAAAGCTATTTCCAGAGTACGTAGAGAAGTACAACCAGCTGCAAGTAGCTGAGGAAGCTGCCACGCAACCGACAGCACCAGAATCTCCTCAAAAGAGCAGTACCAAAGCTGAGTCAGAGAAAACCGTTGACCCAGCAAAGGAGGACTCAGAAGGTGTCTTGAAGGAGaggaaaaagaacaagaaacaggGTTTACCAGCGTGGATAATACTGTTGCTAGTGTCGGTTTTCGGTGTTGTAATGGCGTTGCCTTTACTCCAACTGTGA
- the LOC109132221 gene encoding uncharacterized protein LOC109132221: MKRYGLVALVLLLVAIFSSKYSVEGRSLLTMTPSGQAVRDLQISKEMKKGPLRGEKDSFRKIPRSGSNPIQNKCNPPVDVEGSRKQQVTASKKP, translated from the exons ATGAAGAGATATGGTTTAGTGGCTCTGGTTCTGTTACTTGTAGCTATCTTTAGCAGCAAGTATAGTGTAGAGGGCCGTTCTCTGTTAACGATGACACCTTCTGGTCAAGCTGTGAGAGATTTACAGATAAGCAAGGAGATGAAAAAAGGGCCGCTTAGGGGAGAAAAAGATAGCTTCAGAAAAATCCCAAGGAGCGGCTCAAACCCTATACAGAACAA GTGTAATCCACCCGTAGATGTTGAAGGAAGTAGGAAACAGCAGGTCACAGCATCAAAAAAACCTTAG
- the LOC104775837 gene encoding alanine aminotransferase 1, mitochondrial → MRRFVIGQAKNLVDQTRRRHHHHKNLTFLSLLPPPPPFSAPSASSSSSRLLSSSSSSSDMSASDSSSSLPVTLDTINPKVLKCEYAVRGEIVNIAQKLQDDLKINKDAYPFDEIIYCNIGNPQSLGQQPITFFREVLALCSHTALLDESATHGLFSSDSIERAWKILDQIPGKATGAYSHSQGIKGLRDAVAAGIEARDGFPADPNDIFMTDGASPGVHMMMQLLITSEKDGILCPIPQYPLYSASIALHGGTLVPYYLDEASGWGLEISELKKQLDDARSKGITVRALAVINPGNPTGQVLAEENQRDIVNFCKQEGLVLLADEVYQENVYVPDKKFHSFKKVARSMGYGEKDLALVSFQSISKGYHGECGKRGGYMEVTGFTSDVREQIYKVASVNLCSNIGGQILASLIMSPPKPGDDSYESYIAEKDGILSSLAKRAKTLEEALNKLEGVTCNRAEGAMYLFPCLNLSKKAIAAAEAEKTAPDNYYCKRLLKATGIVVVPGSGFRQVPGTWHFRCTILPQEDKIPAIVDRLTAFHKSFMDEFRD, encoded by the exons ATGCGGAGATTCGTGATTGGTCAAGCCAAAAATCTTGTAGATCAGactcgtcgtcgtcatcatcatcacaaaaacctcacctttctctctcttcttcctcctcctcctccctttTCAGCTCCttccgcttcttcttcttcatcgcgtctcttgtcttcttcttcttcttcttccgatatGTCTGCTTCtgattcctcttcctctcttcccGTTACTCTTGACACCATCAATCCCAAg GTTCTCAAATGTGAGTATGCTGTCCGTGGAGAAATTGTCAACATTGCTCAG AAATTGCAAGATGATTTGAAGATTAACAAGGACGCTTATCCCTTTGATGAG ATTATCTACTGTAATATCGGGAATCCTCAGTCTCTTGGTCAACAGCCTATAACATTCTTCAGAGAG GTTCTTGCTCTGTGTTCCCACACTGCCCTGTTGGACGAGAGTGCAACACATGGTTTGTTCAG TTCTGATTCAATTGAGCGGGCTTGGAAGATTCTGGACCAAATTCCCGGGAAAGCGACTGGTGCTTACAGCCACAGCCAG GGTATCAAGGGATTACGAGATGCAGTTGCTGCTGGAATTGAAGCCCGTGATGGTTTCCCTGCTGATCCTAATGATATTTTCATGACAGATGGCGCAAGCCCAGGG GTTCATATGATGATGCAACTTCTCATAACTTCAGAGAAAGATGGAATCCTTTGCCCTATTCCGCAGTACCCATTGTACTCAGCATCAATTGCCCTTCACGGTGGAACTTTG GTTCCATACTACCTTGACGAAGCATCAGGATGGGGCCTTGAAATATCTGAGCTGAAGAAGCAACTTGACGATGCTAGGTCAAAAGGTATCACTGTGAGAGCTTTGGCTGTCATCAACCCTGGAAACCCGACAGGGCAG GTTCTTGCGGAAGAAAACCAGCGTGACATTGTTAATTTCTGCAAACAAGAGGGTTTAGTTCTTTTAGCCGACGAGGTTTACCAAGAAAATGTTTACGTCCCTGACAAGAAATTTCATTCCTTCAAGAAAGTAGCCCGGTCTATGGGCTACGGTGAAAAGGATCTTGCCTTAGTCTCATTCCAGTCTATCTCCAAAG GATACCATGGAGAGTGTGGAAAGAGAGGTGGTTACATGGAGGTTACTGGATTTACTTCTGATGTAAGAGAGCAGATCTACAAAGTTGCTTCTGTGAATCTTTGTTCCAACATCGGTGGTCAAATTCTTGCTAGCCTCATCATGAGCCCACCCAAG CCTGGTGATGATTCCTACGAATCATACATAGCAGAGAAGGATGGCATTCTCTCGTCTTTAGCAAAACGTGCAAAG ACTCTTGAAGAGGCTCTGAACAAGCTAGAGGGTGTTACATGCAATAGAGCAGAAGGAGCTATGTATCTATTCCCTTGCCTTAACCTTTCAAAGAAGGCGATTGCAGCTGCCGAGGCGGAAAAGACAGCACCAGACAACTACTACTGCAAACGCCTTCTAAAAGCTACTGGAATAGTTGTAGTCCCTGGTTCTGGCTTTAGACAg GTACCCGGAACATGGCATTTCAGGTGCACTATACTTCCCCAAGAGGATAAGATTCCAGCGATTGTTGATCGTCTAACTGCGTTCCACAAGAGCTTCATGGACGAGTTCCGCGACTAA
- the LOC109132220 gene encoding uncharacterized protein LOC109132220, whose product MKRFYSVALIVLFVSLAASMYSVEGRSLLTMTPSGKAVRDFQVGKNLKKAPVRREKDSFRKVPTNSPNPTPASSSRHLSSSSEMAYSASSSSLDPINTKVLTYDGMSMLSVEK is encoded by the exons ATGAAGAGATTCTATTCAGTTGCTCTCATTGTGTTATTTGTATCTTTAGCAGCAAGTATGTATAGTGTAGAGGGACGTTCTCTGTTAACAATGACACCTTCTGGTAAAGCTGTGAGAGATTTTCAGGTAGGCAAGAACCTAAAGAAAGCCCCAGttagaagagaaaaagatagcTTCCGAAAAGTCCCAACGAATTCCCCAAATCCTACTCCTGCTTCTTCATCACGtcacttgtcttcttcttcggaaATGGCTTATTctgcttcctcttcctctcttgACCCCATCAATACCAAg GTTCTCACGTATGACGGTATGAGTATGCTGTCCGTGGAGAAATAG
- the LOC104775838 gene encoding agamous-like MADS-box protein AGL61, producing the protein MEEERETSSSMTCVTTSKDPLQTPNVSVSKPQKETTAQTTPKTTRGRQKIEIKEIKEESKRQVTFSKRRRGLFKKSAELSVLTGAKIAVITFSRCGRIYRFGHVDALIDKYLRKIPVKLEGYAGNNAAEEEGRRSWWERPVESVPEEELEDYVAALSVFRENLGKKIMAMSNDRPVEIVPAWPINMMGWKPMMDMQNLENLTDGITRCRVGQNG; encoded by the coding sequence atggaagaagaaagagaaacatcATCATCGATGACCTGCGTGACGACGTCCAAGGATCCACTTCAAACCCCTAACGTGTCTGTTAGTAAACCCCAAAAGGAGACAACAGCACAAACAACCCCTAAAACCACACGAGGTAGACAGAAGATAGAGATCAAGGAGATCAAGGAAGAGAGCAAGAGACAAGTAACCTTCTCCAAAAGACGCCGTGGGCTGTTCAAGAAATCAGCTGAACTGAGCGTTCTCACCGGTGCAAAAATCGCCGTCATTACGTTCTCTCGATGCGGTAGGATCTACAGGTTTGGCCACGTAGACGCATTGATCGACAAGTATCTTCGTAAGATTCCGGTGAAGTTGGAGGGATATGCCGGTAATAACGCGGCGGAGGAAGAAGGTAGGAGGTCGTGGTGGGAGCGTCCGGTGGAGAGTGTTCCAGAGGAGGAGCTTGAAGATTACGTGGCAGCATTGAGTGTGTTCAGAGAAAATTTAGGGAAAAAGATCATGGCCATGAGCAATGATCGGCCGGTTGAGATTGTTCCGGCATGGCCAATCAACATGATGGGTTGGAAACCGATGATGGATATGCAAAACTTGGAAAATCTGACGGATGGGATTACTCGCTGCCGTGTAGGTCAAAACGGGTGA
- the LOC104775840 gene encoding uncharacterized protein LOC104775840 — protein sequence MTATATVMKKAEELVGKAMKGNDASHDAAHVWRVRDLALSIAREEGLSSNSDSMEIVELAALLHDIGDYKYIRDPSEAKLVENFLDEEGIEETKKMKILTIINGMGFIDELAGAALCESLPEFGVVQDADRLDAIGAIGIARCFTFGGSRNRVLHDPDVKPRTELTKEQYVKKEEQTTINHFHEKLLKLKQLMKTEAGRRRAEKRHKFMEEFLKEFYGEWDGSA from the exons ATGACGGCGACGGCGACGGTGATGAAGAAGGCGGAGGAGCTGGTGGGTAAGGCGATGAAAGGAAACGATGCTTCTCATGACGCCGCGCACGTGTGGAGGGTCCGAGACCTTGCTCTCTCTATTGCTCGCGAGGAAGGTCTCTCTTCCAACTCCGACTCCATGGAAATT GTGGAGTTAGCTGCTCTTCTCCATGATATAG GTGATTACAAGTACATAAG AGACCCTTCGGAAGCAAAACTTGTTGAGAATTTCCTGGATGAGGAAGGTATAGAAGAGaccaagaagatgaagatactAACGATCATCAATGGAATGG GTTTCATAGACGAGTTAGCTGGTGCAGCACTCTGCGAATCTCTTCCAGAATTTGGGGTAGTTCAAGATGCTGATCGCCTTGATGCAATTGGTGCCATAG GAATTGCTCGTTGCTTTACATTTGGTGGAAGCAGGAACAGAGTGCTTCATGATCCTGACGTCAAGCCCCGGACCGAGCTAACCAAAGAGCAGTACGTTAAGAAGGAGGAGCAAACAACTATTAATCACTTTCATGAGAAACTCCTCAAGCTAAAGCAACTGATGAAAACCGAG gCGGGTAGAAGGAGGGCCGAGAAAAGGCACAAGTTTATGGAAGAGTTTCTTAAGGAGTTCTATGGAGAGTGGGACGGGTCAGCTTGA
- the LOC104775841 gene encoding phosphoinositide phosphatase SAC5-like, producing MGSEPRFEPRPELINLPVLHKFKLYATPSNFYLIGRDENKSFRRILKIDRRDLNELNLYEDPTRYTKEEMRELKRRMSVGNEDSGGFKAITTCYGIIGFVRFLEPYYMLVITKRKKVGEICGHTVYGIAESQMIVIPHPSILTKVAKSDAEQRYKRLLSVVNLSKNFYFSYTYHLMYTLQKNIGNTERGNVHDNTMFVWNAFLTRQIRRILQNTIWTVALVYGFFQQTKCSVSGEEFVFTIIARRSRHYAGTRYLRRGVNDIGRVANDVETEQIVSKVVPAGQKIPITSVVQIRGSIPLFWSQEASVFNPQPEIILNKKDGNYEATQQHFKNLRERYGKRIIILNLLKTGEKKHRENILRGEFAKTIRFINRGMDKENRLKAIHFDLSKHYKKGADGAFNHLCIFARKALELTDLFYCKVPSGVGADGVIYDSFYNNPLPSQDEEANSPEKEASKAEIFFLQNGVLRTNCIDCLDRTNFAQYAHGLVALGHQLHTLEISGPPVVDLNNPLAIELMEAYQNMGNTLALQYGGSEAHSKMFCDLRGNWNMVTRQRDIFTAMRRHYNNAYQDSDKQNAINVFLGHFRPRVGRPALWELDSDQHNIGRAGSNLDIENMRPLIRRSFSDNILMDCDLNLGELVRENSQPSHEGLNGGVSGTNLDFPFCETEPASLSFLSVMRNEDLLRETGSGQMFPGSSSNYVAHRPSDVPGFAHSYKTKFTPAEEMFERCSSRSSCSSDNLFTDLDESVTSLTKTNSSFDFPIIGGSDLLSGFSNEFARWVFSGRPW from the exons ATGGGATCAGAGCCTCGGTTCGAACCGAGGCCCGAACTGATTAACTTGCCTGTTCTTCATAAATTCAAACTCTACGCTACTCCCTCG AATTTTTACTTGATTGGAAGAGATGAGAACAAGAGCTTTAGGAGGATTCTTAAGATTGATCGAAGGGACTTGAACGAGTTGAATTTATATGAAGATCCTACAAGGTATACTAAAGAAGAAATGCGCGAACTTAAAAGGCGGATGAGTGTAGGCAACGAGGATTCTGGTGGCTTTAAAGCTATCACTACTTGCTATGGTATCATTG GGTTTGTGAGATTCTTGGAGCCTTATTACATGCTGGtgattacaaaaagaaagaaagtgggTGAGATCTGCGGCCATACAGTTTATGGTATTGCTGAGAGTCAAATGATTGTGATTCCACATCCTTCCATTCTGACCAAAGTGGCCAAGTCTGACGCCGAGCAGAG GTACAAGAGGCTCCTAAGCGTGGTGAATCTTAGCAAAAACTTCTACTTTAGCTACACATATCACCTCATGTATACCCTTCAGAAGAACATCGGCAACACTGAGAGAGGTAACGTTCACGACAACACAATGTTCGTGTGGAACGCCTTCTTAACACGCCAGATCAGACGGATCCTGCAGAATACCATATGGACAGTTGCATTGGTATACGGCTTCTTTCAGCAG ACTAAATGTTCAGTATCTGGTGAAGAGTTTGTATTCACTATCATTGCTCGGCGTTCACGTCATTATGCTGGCACAAG ATATTTAAGGCGTGGTGTAAATGATATAGGCAGGGTAGCCAATGATGTTGAGACGGAGCAGATTGTTTCCAAAGTGGTTCCTGCTGGTCAGAAAATCCCAATAACCTCAGTTGTGCAGATTCGAGGCTCCATACCCTTATTTTGGTCACAGGAGGCATCGGTTTTCAACCCACAGCCCGAGATTATAT TGAATAAGAAGGACGGGAATTATGAGGCTACCCAACAGCACTTTAAGAATCTGAGAGAGAGGTATGGGAAGAGGATAATAATTCTGAACCTCCTAAAG ACAGGTGAGAAAAAGCATCGAGAAAACATCTTGCGGGGAGAGTTTGCAAAGACAATCCGATTTATTAACAGAGGCATGGACAAGGAGAATCGTTTAAAGGCAATCCATTTCGATCTAAGCAAACACTACAAAAA AGGAGCTGATGGTGCATTCAACCACTTGTGTATCTTTGCAAGGAAAGCATTGGAGTTAACTGACTTGTTTTACTGTAAAGTTCCTTCAGGTGTAGGAGCTGATGGAGTAATTTATGATTCGTTTTACAA TAACCCTCTTCCGAGTCAAGATGAAGAAGCAAATAGTCCAGAAAAAGAAGCTTCCAAGgcagaaatattttttctccaaaatgggGTCTTGAGGACAAACTGCATAGACTGCTTGGATCGCACTAATTTTGCGCAGTACGCCCACGGACTCGTAGCTCTTGGGCATCAGCTACATACATTGGAAATATCAGGACCTCCTGTCGTCGATCTTAATAATCCTCTGGCAATAGAATTAATGGAAGCTTACCAAAACATGGGTAATACACTTGCGCTGCAGTATGGTGGCTCGGAAGCACACAGCAAG ATGTTTTGTGATCTGAGAGGTAACTGGAACATGGTGACGAGGCAGCGTGATATATTCACAGCTATGCGCCGTCACTACAATAACGCGTATCAGGACAGTGATAAGCAGAACGCCATCAATGT GTTCTTGGGGCATTTCCGGCCTCGAGTGGGGAGGCCAGCACTATGGGAGCTGGATTCTGATCAGCACAACATCGGAAGAGCTGGTTCTAACTTAGATATCGAAAATATGAG GCCACTAATTAGGAGATCATTTTCCGATAACATTCTCATGGACTGTGATTTAAATCTGGGGGAGCTGGTACGCGAAAATTCTCAGCCTTCACATGAAGGGTTAAACGGGGGTGTCTCAGGAACAAATTTAGATTTTCCATTCTGTGAAACTGAACCAGCTTCTTTAAG CTTCCTTTCGGTTATGCGCAATGAAGATCTTTTAAGAGAAACAGGGTCAGGGCAGATGTTTCCAGGCAGTTCCTCTAATTATGTAGCTCACAGGCCCAGTGATGTACCTGGCTTTGCACACTCatacaaaactaaatttactcCAGCAGAAGAAATGTTTGAACGTTGCAG CTCAAGGTCTTCTTGTTCCTCAGATAACTTGTTCACCGACCTGGATGAATCCGTTACTTCGTTAACCAAGACAAACTCTAGTTTTGAT TTTCCTATAATTGGTGGTTCCGATTTGCTGTCTGGTTTCTCAAATGAATTCGCTCGGTGGGTATTCTCAGGAAGACCATGGTAA